A genomic window from Shewanella vesiculosa includes:
- the hutU gene encoding urocanate hydratase translates to MDKRHDPSRRIIAPHGTQLQCKSWLTEAAMRMLMNNLHPDVAERPEDLVVYGGIGRAARDWQSYDKIIEVLKRLEDDETLLVQSGKPVGVFTTHANAPRVIIANSNLVPHWANWEHFNELDKKGLAMYGQMTAGSWIYIGSQGIVQGTYETFVAMAKQHFNGSSAGKWILTGGLGGMGGAQPLAGTMAGYSVLTCEVDESRIDFRMRTGYVDKKATSLDQALAMIYEANQSGKPVSVGLLANAADVFTELVTRGIVPDVVTDQTSAHDPLNGYLPQGWTLEHAAQMRKTDEAAVVKAAKQSMAVQVKAMLALQAAGAATTDYGNNIRQMAFEEGVKNAFDFPGFVPAYVRPLFCEGIGPFRWVALSGDPQDIYKTDAKVKELIPDNPQLHNWLDMARERIAFQGLPARICWVGLKDRARLALAFNEMVKNGELSAPIVIGRDHLDSGSVASPNRETEAMLDGSDAVSDWPLMNALLNTASGATWVSLHHGGGVGMGFSQHSGVVIVADGTDEAAVRLGRVLWNDPATGVMRHADAGYDIAKNCAKEQGLDLPMLGA, encoded by the coding sequence ATGGACAAACGACATGATCCAAGCCGTCGCATTATTGCCCCGCACGGTACTCAATTACAGTGTAAAAGCTGGTTAACTGAAGCGGCAATGCGGATGTTAATGAATAACCTCCACCCAGATGTAGCCGAGCGCCCAGAAGACCTAGTGGTTTATGGCGGTATTGGCCGAGCTGCGCGTGACTGGCAAAGTTACGACAAGATTATTGAGGTGCTAAAGCGCCTTGAAGACGATGAAACCTTATTAGTGCAGTCTGGAAAACCTGTTGGGGTGTTTACCACTCATGCCAATGCGCCCCGCGTGATTATTGCTAATTCAAACCTAGTACCACATTGGGCTAACTGGGAGCACTTTAATGAACTGGATAAAAAAGGTTTGGCTATGTATGGCCAAATGACCGCTGGTTCGTGGATTTATATTGGTTCCCAAGGCATTGTTCAAGGCACCTACGAAACCTTTGTCGCCATGGCAAAACAGCACTTTAATGGCTCGTCAGCAGGCAAGTGGATTTTAACTGGCGGTTTAGGTGGCATGGGCGGCGCGCAACCATTGGCTGGTACTATGGCAGGTTATTCAGTATTAACCTGTGAAGTCGATGAAAGCCGTATCGATTTTCGCATGCGCACCGGTTACGTCGACAAAAAAGCCACTTCATTAGATCAAGCATTAGCGATGATTTATGAAGCAAACCAAAGCGGCAAGCCTGTTTCGGTGGGTTTATTAGCGAATGCCGCCGATGTGTTTACTGAGTTAGTGACTCGCGGCATTGTGCCTGATGTGGTCACTGACCAAACCTCAGCCCACGATCCATTAAACGGCTATTTACCTCAAGGCTGGACCTTAGAGCACGCAGCGCAAATGCGTAAAACTGACGAAGCGGCAGTGGTTAAAGCGGCTAAGCAGTCAATGGCCGTTCAAGTTAAAGCTATGTTGGCATTACAAGCTGCCGGTGCGGCAACCACGGATTACGGTAATAATATTCGTCAAATGGCCTTTGAAGAAGGTGTGAAGAATGCGTTCGACTTCCCAGGGTTTGTGCCTGCGTATGTGCGGCCATTATTTTGTGAAGGCATTGGACCATTCCGTTGGGTCGCCTTGTCTGGCGATCCGCAAGATATCTATAAGACAGATGCCAAAGTCAAAGAGCTGATCCCTGATAATCCGCAGTTACACAATTGGCTCGACATGGCGCGTGAGCGTATTGCATTTCAAGGTCTGCCGGCACGTATCTGTTGGGTTGGCTTAAAAGATCGCGCTCGTTTAGCGTTAGCCTTTAATGAAATGGTCAAAAATGGTGAGTTATCCGCACCGATTGTCATTGGTCGTGATCACTTAGATTCTGGCTCAGTTGCCAGCCCGAACCGTGAAACCGAAGCCATGCTCGACGGTTCTGATGCGGTATCGGATTGGCCATTAATGAATGCTTTACTCAATACGGCCAGTGGTGCGACTTGGGTATCATTACATCATGGCGGCGGCGTAGGCATGGGCTTTAGTCAGCACTCAGGGGTGGTGATTGTTGCCGATGGTACCGATGAGGCTGCGGTAAGATTAGGCCGAGTATTATGGAACGACCCCGCTACTGGGGTAATGCGTCATGCAGATGCTGGCTATGACATTGCAAAAAATTGTGCCAAAGAGCAAGGCTTAGACCTGCCAATGTTAGGAGCATAA
- the hutH gene encoding histidine ammonia-lyase, with translation MSTYSFELIPGTLTLAQTRAISRNDVKLTLATAAIEDIKQSAEIVQQVLREGRTVYGINTGFGLLANTKIAPEDLQLLQRSIVLSHAAGIGKYMQDATVRLMMVLKINSLSRGFSGIRLEVIEFLIQLINAGVYPCVPEKGSVGASGDLAPLAHMCLPLLGEGEMSYQGQIISAKEGLDIAGLHPIELAAKEGLALLNGTQASTALALEGLFNAEDLFAASSVIGAMSVEAAMGSRSPFDIRIHAARGQKGQIDSAAIFRHLLSNESEISLSHTNCEKVQDPYSLRCQPQVLGACLTQIRQAAEVLGAEANGVTDNPLVFQDTGDIISGGNFHAEPVAMAADNLAIAIAEMGSISERRMALLIDSSLSKLPPFLVDNGGVNSGFMIAQVTAAALASENKTYAHPASVDSLPTSANQEDHVSMATFAARRLRYMSENTRGVLAIELLAAAQGLDFRTPLQPSTAVAMAKAELRNIVTFYDKDRYFSPDIENSVDLLSSASFNRLLPQGMLPSF, from the coding sequence ATGTCGACTTATTCATTTGAACTTATTCCAGGTACGCTGACATTAGCTCAGACTCGTGCGATCAGCCGTAATGATGTCAAGCTGACTCTTGCAACTGCAGCGATTGAAGACATTAAGCAAAGTGCTGAAATCGTTCAGCAGGTGCTCCGCGAAGGCCGAACTGTTTACGGCATTAATACAGGCTTTGGTTTATTAGCTAATACTAAAATTGCCCCTGAAGACCTGCAATTACTGCAACGCTCTATTGTGCTGTCTCATGCCGCAGGTATTGGCAAATACATGCAAGATGCCACTGTGCGCCTAATGATGGTATTGAAAATTAACTCATTAAGTCGCGGTTTTTCGGGTATTCGTTTAGAAGTGATTGAGTTTTTAATCCAGCTAATCAATGCCGGTGTGTATCCATGTGTTCCTGAAAAGGGCTCGGTTGGTGCATCAGGTGATTTAGCGCCACTCGCACACATGTGTTTGCCGTTATTAGGCGAAGGCGAAATGAGTTATCAAGGCCAGATCATTAGCGCTAAAGAAGGCTTAGACATCGCAGGATTACACCCCATAGAATTAGCCGCTAAAGAAGGTTTAGCGCTTCTCAATGGTACTCAAGCATCGACAGCGCTAGCGCTTGAAGGGTTATTTAATGCCGAAGACTTGTTTGCTGCCAGTTCAGTGATTGGTGCTATGAGTGTTGAAGCGGCTATGGGCAGTCGTAGCCCATTTGATATACGCATTCATGCTGCGCGTGGTCAAAAAGGCCAAATTGATTCGGCCGCTATTTTCCGTCATCTGTTAAGCAATGAGTCAGAAATTAGCTTAAGCCATACCAATTGCGAAAAAGTACAAGATCCCTATTCACTGCGTTGTCAGCCGCAAGTGTTAGGTGCCTGTTTAACCCAAATACGTCAAGCTGCAGAAGTGCTTGGGGCTGAAGCTAACGGTGTTACCGACAATCCACTGGTGTTCCAAGACACTGGCGATATTATTTCGGGCGGTAATTTTCATGCGGAACCTGTAGCAATGGCGGCAGATAATCTTGCAATTGCGATTGCTGAAATGGGTTCAATTTCCGAGCGTAGAATGGCTTTACTAATTGATTCTAGCTTATCTAAGTTGCCGCCATTTTTAGTGGATAACGGCGGGGTGAATTCTGGTTTTATGATTGCTCAGGTGACTGCGGCAGCGTTAGCGTCTGAGAACAAAACCTATGCTCACCCAGCCTCGGTAGACAGCTTACCCACATCGGCTAACCAAGAAGATCATGTGTCGATGGCCACCTTTGCTGCACGGCGCTTACGCTACATGAGCGAAAATACCCGTGGTGTATTAGCCATTGAATTGTTAGCTGCTGCACAAGGACTCGACTTTAGAACGCCTTTGCAACCAAGTACAGCAGTGGCAATGGCCAAAGCCGAACTGCGTAACATCGTCACGTTTTATGATAAAGACCGTTATTTTTCACCTGATATCGAGAACTCGGTCGATTTGTTATCGAGTGCAAGCTTTAACAGGCTGCTGCCACAGGGGATGTTACCGAGCTTTTAG
- a CDS encoding mechanosensitive ion channel family protein: protein MNIDVRVEMAAWLTRLGINSQPSDGVATSILVLACLLVAGISYYITHRFVVHGVNAVIRRSSVTWDDIFMRFFVFERLAILVPILILDLLMPILVTEHPLISAIIDRSLSALLVFFIIRAIYSGLNAIDEIADVNHVNRRLPVKSFVQLTKLFLFFIGLIVAFAILADQSPIYFFSGLGVATGLVMLVFRDTILGFVAGIQLAANRMVSKGDWIQMDKYAADGAVEDVTLTTVKVRNWDNTITMIPAYALVSDAFKNWRGMSESGGRRIKRSINIDVNSIQFLTDEERLRLGKVNYLKEYLPQIFTEISVANANVSDIEMKVNGRHLTNIGTFRAYLQEYLRRHEKIHKDMTLMVRQLAPTTEGLPIELYIFTNDIRWTYYEAIQADIFDHIFAVLPEFGLRAFQNPTGTDIRSIKQHTEQD from the coding sequence GTGAATATAGATGTACGAGTTGAAATGGCGGCTTGGTTAACCCGCTTAGGCATTAATAGCCAACCATCGGATGGTGTTGCCACATCAATATTAGTTCTTGCTTGTTTACTAGTGGCAGGTATCAGTTACTACATTACCCACAGATTTGTGGTTCATGGTGTGAATGCCGTGATCCGTCGCTCCTCGGTGACTTGGGACGATATTTTTATGCGCTTTTTTGTATTTGAGCGCCTCGCTATTTTGGTACCGATTTTAATCCTCGATTTATTAATGCCTATTTTAGTGACTGAGCACCCGTTAATCAGTGCCATTATCGACCGTTCTCTTAGCGCTTTGTTGGTGTTCTTTATTATTCGCGCAATATATAGCGGCTTAAATGCCATCGATGAAATTGCTGATGTTAATCATGTGAATCGCCGTTTACCGGTAAAAAGCTTTGTTCAGCTAACCAAATTATTCCTGTTTTTTATTGGGTTAATTGTCGCATTTGCCATTTTAGCCGACCAGTCGCCTATTTATTTCTTTAGTGGCTTAGGTGTGGCAACTGGTTTGGTAATGCTAGTGTTTCGCGACACTATTTTGGGTTTTGTTGCCGGAATTCAGTTAGCGGCTAATCGCATGGTGAGTAAAGGCGATTGGATCCAAATGGATAAGTATGCTGCAGACGGCGCAGTTGAAGACGTCACATTAACCACAGTCAAAGTCCGCAACTGGGACAATACCATTACCATGATCCCAGCCTATGCATTAGTGTCTGATGCATTTAAGAACTGGCGCGGCATGTCTGAGTCTGGTGGTCGACGGATTAAGCGTTCAATCAACATCGATGTAAATAGTATTCAATTTTTAACTGATGAAGAACGTCTACGCCTAGGTAAGGTGAATTATTTAAAAGAATACTTACCACAAATATTTACTGAAATCAGTGTCGCTAATGCTAACGTAAGTGATATTGAAATGAAGGTGAACGGTCGTCATCTAACCAATATCGGAACATTCAGAGCATACTTACAAGAATATTTGCGCCGTCATGAAAAAATACATAAAGACATGACATTGATGGTTAGGCAGCTTGCGCCAACGACTGAAGGCTTACCCATCGAGTTGTATATTTTTACCAATGACATTCGATGGACCTATTACGAAGCCATTCAGGCCGATATTTTTGACCACATTTTTGCCGTGTTACCCGAGTTTGGCTTACGTGCGTTTCAAAATCCGACAGGAACCGATATTCGCAGCATAAAGCAACACACCGAACAAGATTGA
- a CDS encoding 1-acyl-sn-glycerol-3-phosphate acyltransferase codes for MFSSLCSGLLTILGWKIDGQLDKTRPCVIIVGPHTSNWDFIIGIIARSALGTKIHFLGKHQLFIPPWGWMFRAMGGSPVNRSKYNNLVDGVVLLFQQDPLYKLALAPEGTRSPVTRWKSGFYHIAAKANVDIVPIGLDFGRKAIVIAKPLKPSGEIEAEINQLMDFYRSIKGVHPKVIPDYQQK; via the coding sequence ATGTTCAGCTCACTTTGCTCTGGATTACTCACAATACTTGGTTGGAAAATAGATGGCCAACTGGATAAAACCAGGCCGTGCGTCATCATTGTTGGCCCACATACGAGTAACTGGGATTTCATTATCGGTATTATCGCTCGCAGTGCGTTAGGCACTAAAATCCACTTTTTGGGCAAACATCAGCTGTTTATTCCACCTTGGGGGTGGATGTTTCGCGCCATGGGCGGCAGTCCAGTCAATAGAAGCAAATACAATAATTTAGTTGATGGCGTCGTACTGTTATTCCAACAAGATCCGCTTTATAAACTAGCCTTAGCACCAGAAGGTACCCGCAGCCCTGTAACACGTTGGAAAAGTGGTTTTTATCATATAGCAGCCAAAGCCAATGTTGATATTGTGCCAATAGGATTAGATTTTGGCCGAAAGGCCATTGTGATTGCCAAGCCCTTAAAGCCGAGCGGAGAGATTGAAGCGGAAATAAACCAGTTAATGGATTTCTATCGTTCAATCAAGGGTGTGCACCCAAAAGTAATCCCTGACTATCAACAAAAATAG
- a CDS encoding DUF2489 domain-containing protein, with the protein MSTTAIVIALLIIIALATYATYLLITLKRRTQANQLAQSERKAKAEERRQQILTDIRYIAAAMLEDRCELSEGVMRIGKLFDALSMSEQVVADFPKLFSHYELIRNHPIMEARTALPKQQRMKLDLERMKSEAELEQAILDEAKRIAEFSKPSTH; encoded by the coding sequence GTGTCTACAACCGCCATCGTTATTGCATTACTCATCATTATTGCCCTTGCAACTTACGCAACATACTTACTGATAACGCTTAAGCGTCGCACCCAAGCTAATCAACTCGCACAGTCAGAGCGTAAGGCTAAAGCCGAAGAGCGCAGACAGCAGATACTGACCGATATCCGCTATATTGCTGCAGCAATGTTAGAAGATCGCTGTGAGTTGTCTGAAGGCGTTATGCGCATTGGCAAATTATTTGATGCCTTATCCATGTCGGAACAAGTTGTCGCCGACTTCCCTAAGCTGTTTAGCCATTATGAGCTGATTAGAAACCACCCTATTATGGAAGCTCGCACTGCTTTACCAAAGCAACAGCGGATGAAATTAGATTTGGAACGGATGAAGTCAGAAGCAGAATTAGAACAAGCCATCCTAGACGAGGCAAAACGCATTGCAGAATTTAGCAAACCAAGCACTCACTAA
- the yihI gene encoding Der GTPase-activating protein YihI — translation MARSKKTRKGGENGAKFAPRVKKVDRNAVDGKKSETGRKSGSRHNETLLKQAADNATVKNKDARHGSKKPVALILPTSITKPLVVKPKQPKLTDEQKLLKLEDDPRLNQLLDQLEEGRDLSDADQKWLDAQLDRIEQLMLSLGLTDGDDTPMESPKKQLSDDDLLNRFESGADLLKDYQQKD, via the coding sequence ATGGCTCGCAGTAAAAAAACTCGCAAAGGCGGCGAAAACGGCGCTAAGTTTGCCCCAAGAGTAAAAAAAGTCGATCGCAATGCGGTCGATGGTAAAAAGTCAGAAACCGGCCGTAAATCAGGCAGCCGTCATAATGAAACGTTGCTTAAACAAGCCGCGGATAATGCAACGGTTAAAAATAAAGATGCACGCCATGGCAGTAAAAAGCCGGTCGCATTAATATTACCAACATCAATTACCAAGCCTTTAGTGGTTAAGCCTAAACAGCCTAAGCTAACTGACGAGCAAAAGTTATTGAAACTCGAAGACGATCCAAGATTAAATCAGTTACTCGACCAACTTGAAGAAGGTCGTGATTTATCTGACGCAGACCAAAAGTGGTTGGACGCTCAATTAGACAGAATTGAGCAACTGATGTTAAGTTTAGGTCTTACTGATGGTGATGATACGCCAATGGAAAGCCCTAAAAAGCAACTGAGCGACGATGACCTATTGAATCGTTTTGAATCAGGTGCGGATCTGCTTAAAGATTATCAGCAGAAAGACTAG
- a CDS encoding class I SAM-dependent methyltransferase yields the protein MFKTKKRAFYSCEQCGLVFANPKSHLMPDLEKQRYGRSQKSSKQKPLSQFILPLLDQISQQQTGTLTGLNFGRLLDEHSRQSIADAGHIVNEYDPFFAADQSVLQQRYDFVCCYRVFEHFRHPHREWLLLNQLIKPGGWLAISTPLLTDKDHFAKWHYKNNPTHVSFYQHSTFEYLALNSDFELLFALKDLVLMQKSSKSDIKRILI from the coding sequence TTGTTCAAGACAAAAAAAAGAGCGTTCTACAGCTGCGAACAATGTGGTTTAGTCTTTGCTAACCCAAAATCTCATCTGATGCCCGATCTTGAGAAACAGCGCTATGGTCGATCGCAAAAGTCATCGAAACAGAAGCCATTATCGCAATTTATTCTGCCACTGTTAGATCAAATATCTCAGCAACAAACCGGTACATTAACAGGCCTCAATTTCGGCCGCTTACTTGACGAGCACAGTAGACAATCTATAGCTGATGCCGGCCATATTGTTAATGAGTACGATCCTTTTTTTGCTGCTGACCAGTCAGTGCTGCAACAGCGTTATGATTTTGTGTGCTGTTATCGAGTCTTTGAACACTTTCGTCATCCTCACCGAGAATGGCTCTTACTCAATCAATTGATTAAACCGGGTGGCTGGTTAGCAATAAGCACTCCCTTACTGACTGATAAAGACCATTTTGCCAAATGGCATTACAAAAACAATCCAACTCATGTAAGCTTTTATCAGCACTCTACATTTGAATATTTAGCATTGAATAGTGATTTTGAGCTATTATTTGCATTGAAAGATCTGGTTTTGATGCAAAAATCATCAAAATCTGATATAAAGCGCATCCTTATTTAG
- a CDS encoding cytochrome c produces MKKLALALSVVAAMSSSVMAEGNAEVGKTKAIVCSACHGADGNSMIDMYPKLAGQHPVYLEKQLTEFRLAAKTGGAEGRMNPIMIGFAMGLSDEDIADLSAYFSSQVQAASNVADVPAAGEKLYKGGDTARGITACVACHGPEGNGASAAGFPMVGGQHANYIKIQLTQFRDGLRHNDLNGMMQDVAKKLSDADIEALSKYISSIKH; encoded by the coding sequence ATGAAAAAGTTAGCTCTTGCGCTGTCTGTAGTAGCCGCTATGTCATCATCAGTTATGGCTGAAGGTAATGCTGAAGTAGGCAAAACTAAAGCAATCGTATGTTCTGCCTGTCACGGTGCTGACGGCAATAGTATGATTGATATGTATCCTAAATTAGCAGGTCAACATCCTGTATACCTTGAAAAACAATTGACTGAATTTCGGTTAGCTGCGAAAACCGGCGGTGCTGAGGGTCGTATGAACCCAATTATGATCGGCTTTGCTATGGGACTCAGTGATGAAGACATTGCAGACCTTTCAGCATACTTCTCTAGCCAAGTACAAGCGGCCTCAAATGTTGCCGATGTACCTGCTGCTGGTGAAAAACTGTATAAAGGCGGTGATACCGCTCGTGGAATTACCGCATGTGTTGCTTGTCATGGACCGGAAGGTAACGGCGCCTCTGCTGCAGGTTTCCCTATGGTTGGCGGTCAACATGCTAACTATATCAAAATTCAGCTAACACAATTCCGTGATGGACTTCGTCACAACGATTTAAATGGCATGATGCAAGATGTAGCGAAAAAATTATCTGATGCTGATATCGAAGCATTATCTAAATATATTTCAAGTATTAAGCATTAA
- the yihA gene encoding ribosome biogenesis GTP-binding protein YihA/YsxC: MTESRIDFRRAKFLISAPDIAHLDQYLPGDIGVEIAFAGRSNAGKSSALNALTEQKSLARTSKTPGRTQLINVFQLDDDRRLVDLPGYGFAQVPLALKNKWQEALGEYLQKRACLSGVVVLMDIRHPLKDLDMQMIEWAVISNIPVLALLTKSDKLTQSVKMKTVNDVRAALKDFGDKVQVETLSSLKGTGKPKVLSILNDWCHPQWLAEQKAEQASESE, from the coding sequence GTGACAGAATCTCGTATCGATTTCCGTAGGGCTAAGTTTTTAATCAGTGCGCCTGATATTGCGCATTTAGATCAGTATCTTCCTGGGGATATCGGGGTTGAGATTGCGTTTGCTGGACGCTCTAATGCCGGTAAATCCAGTGCGTTAAACGCACTTACTGAACAAAAAAGTTTAGCTCGAACCAGTAAAACCCCTGGTCGTACCCAACTGATTAACGTGTTTCAGTTAGATGATGATCGTCGTTTAGTCGATTTACCGGGTTATGGTTTTGCCCAAGTTCCTTTAGCGTTAAAAAATAAATGGCAAGAGGCGCTTGGCGAGTATTTGCAAAAACGAGCTTGTTTAAGCGGCGTGGTGGTGTTGATGGATATTCGTCATCCATTGAAAGATCTTGATATGCAAATGATTGAGTGGGCCGTGATCAGTAATATTCCGGTGTTAGCATTGTTAACCAAATCGGATAAATTGACCCAAAGTGTCAAAATGAAAACAGTTAATGATGTCCGTGCTGCCCTAAAAGATTTTGGTGATAAAGTACAAGTGGAGACGCTGTCATCGCTAAAAGGCACGGGTAAACCTAAAGTGCTAAGTATTCTAAATGATTGGTGTCATCCCCAATGGTTAGCGGAACAGAAGGCCGAGCAAGCTTCAGAGTCTGAGTAA
- the polA gene encoding DNA polymerase I, translated as MPTIPNNPLILVDGSSYLYRAYYSPPHLTNSKGEATGAVYGVVNMLRSLLSRYSPSHIAVVFDAKGKTFRNDMYGEYKAQRPPMPDDLRTQIEPLHKIIHAMGLPLISISGVEADDVIGTIALQASKEGRATLISTGDKDMAQLVNEHVTLINTMTDTIMGPEEVKTKYGVHPDRIIDFLALMGDKSDNIPGLPGVGEKTALAMLLGVGSVEKILADPQSVIEVGFRGSKTMPTKIIDNADMLRLSYELATIKTDVKLEQDWHELTVKPQDRDELIKCFGEMEFKRWLAEVLDNKQPRGTVSDKDSDEDITVSPTIEAEYETILTMEVLDKWIEQLNSAELIAIDTETTSLNYMEAELVGLSFATEAGKAAYLPLAHDYLDAPQQIDKTSALEKLRPILESDTPQKVGQNLKYDMSILANVGITLKGVRFDTMLESYVFNSIASRHDMDGLALKYLGHKNISFEEVAGKGAKQLTFNQVDLDIAGPYAAEDADITLRLHQHLWPRLEKEPKLASVFDELELPLIQVLSDVERQGVLIDSMLLSQQSGELAKKLDDLENKAYEIAEEKFNLASPKQLQALFFEKLGYPIKKKTPKGAPSTAEDVLVELALDYPLPKVILEHRSLAKLKSTYTDKLPLMVNAITGRVHTSYHQANAATGRLSSSEPNLQNIPIRTEEGRRIRQAFIAPAGRKILAADYSQIELRIMAHLSQDEGLLTAFAEGKDIHKATAAEVFGVHFEEVTTEQRRRAKAVNFGLIYGMSAFGLAKQLDIPRNEAQTYIDTYFARYPGVLKYMEETRAIAAELGYVSTLFGRRLYLPEINDRNAMRRQAAERAAINAPMQGTAADIIKKAMIAIHQWINQDTQGEITLIMQVHDELVFEVDEAQAETLKTKVCDLMAQAASLDVTLLAEAGIGDNWDEAH; from the coding sequence ATGCCAACGATTCCCAATAACCCGCTCATCCTAGTTGATGGCTCATCTTATCTTTATCGCGCTTATTATTCGCCGCCTCATTTAACCAATTCAAAAGGTGAAGCGACTGGTGCGGTTTATGGCGTCGTTAATATGCTTCGCAGTTTATTAAGTCGCTATAGTCCGAGTCATATTGCGGTGGTTTTCGATGCCAAAGGCAAAACCTTCCGTAACGATATGTACGGCGAATATAAAGCCCAGCGTCCACCTATGCCTGATGATCTGCGTACTCAAATCGAACCATTGCACAAAATAATCCATGCGATGGGCTTACCACTGATCAGCATTTCTGGTGTCGAAGCCGACGATGTTATCGGTACCATCGCCCTGCAAGCGAGTAAAGAAGGCCGAGCAACCTTAATCAGTACCGGCGATAAAGACATGGCGCAACTCGTCAATGAGCATGTCACGTTAATCAATACTATGACAGACACCATTATGGGACCGGAAGAGGTCAAGACTAAATACGGTGTCCATCCAGATAGAATCATCGACTTTTTAGCACTCATGGGCGACAAGTCAGATAATATTCCAGGTTTACCTGGCGTCGGCGAGAAAACCGCGCTGGCGATGCTGCTTGGTGTGGGAAGTGTAGAGAAGATTTTAGCGGATCCACAAAGCGTCATTGAAGTGGGCTTTCGAGGCTCAAAAACCATGCCGACTAAAATTATCGACAATGCCGATATGCTAAGACTGTCTTACGAGTTGGCCACCATCAAAACTGATGTCAAACTTGAACAAGACTGGCATGAACTCACAGTTAAGCCACAAGATCGAGATGAACTGATTAAATGCTTTGGTGAAATGGAGTTCAAGCGTTGGTTAGCAGAAGTATTAGATAACAAGCAACCTCGCGGCACAGTTAGCGACAAAGATAGCGATGAAGACATCACGGTATCACCGACCATTGAAGCAGAATATGAAACGATTCTGACGATGGAAGTACTCGACAAATGGATCGAACAGCTCAATAGCGCTGAACTGATTGCAATTGATACTGAAACAACTAGCCTCAATTACATGGAAGCTGAACTTGTGGGTTTATCATTTGCCACTGAAGCAGGTAAAGCAGCTTATTTACCATTAGCACATGATTACCTTGATGCACCGCAACAAATTGATAAAACCAGCGCACTTGAAAAACTGCGTCCTATTCTTGAAAGCGATACACCGCAGAAAGTAGGCCAAAATCTCAAATATGACATGAGTATTTTAGCCAATGTTGGTATTACCCTAAAAGGTGTCCGCTTTGACACCATGCTCGAATCCTATGTATTTAACTCAATAGCATCACGTCATGACATGGACGGATTAGCGCTTAAATATCTTGGCCATAAAAATATCAGTTTTGAAGAAGTCGCAGGCAAAGGCGCAAAGCAACTGACTTTTAATCAAGTTGATTTAGATATTGCTGGACCATATGCCGCTGAAGATGCCGATATTACCCTGCGTTTACATCAACACTTATGGCCAAGACTGGAAAAAGAACCCAAACTGGCCAGTGTGTTTGATGAGTTAGAGCTACCGTTAATTCAAGTACTGTCAGACGTTGAACGCCAAGGTGTCCTTATCGACTCAATGTTACTGAGCCAACAAAGTGGTGAGTTAGCCAAAAAACTGGATGATTTAGAAAACAAAGCCTACGAAATAGCCGAAGAGAAGTTTAACTTAGCCTCACCAAAGCAACTACAGGCACTATTTTTTGAAAAACTAGGTTACCCAATAAAGAAAAAGACTCCTAAGGGTGCACCATCAACTGCTGAAGACGTATTAGTCGAGCTAGCACTTGATTATCCTTTACCTAAAGTTATTCTCGAGCATCGCAGCCTAGCAAAACTAAAAAGTACTTATACCGATAAACTGCCGCTAATGGTTAATGCCATAACTGGCAGGGTTCACACTAGCTATCATCAAGCGAATGCCGCAACAGGCCGCTTGTCATCAAGTGAGCCGAACTTACAAAATATTCCTATCCGTACCGAAGAAGGCCGCCGTATTCGCCAAGCCTTTATCGCTCCTGCGGGTCGAAAAATTTTAGCTGCCGATTATTCACAAATCGAACTGCGTATCATGGCTCATTTATCTCAAGATGAAGGCTTACTGACCGCTTTTGCTGAAGGTAAAGATATTCATAAAGCCACTGCAGCCGAAGTATTTGGGGTGCATTTTGAAGAAGTCACGACCGAGCAACGTCGCCGCGCCAAAGCGGTTAACTTTGGTTTAATTTATGGCATGTCTGCATTTGGTTTAGCTAAGCAATTAGATATTCCACGCAACGAAGCACAAACCTACATAGACACGTATTTTGCTCGCTATCCTGGTGTGCTTAAGTATATGGAAGAAACCCGCGCCATTGCTGCTGAATTGGGTTATGTTTCGACCTTATTTGGCCGTCGTTTATATTTACCTGAAATCAACGATCGCAATGCCATGCGCCGCCAAGCCGCAGAGCGAGCAGCGATTAATGCTCCCATGCAAGGGACTGCAGCAGACATAATAAAAAAAGCCATGATTGCTATCCACCAGTGGATTAACCAAGATACTCAAGGTGAAATTACCCTGATCATGCAAGTACACGATGAATTAGTGTTTGAAGTGGATGAAGCTCAAGCAGAAACACTCAAAACCAAAGTGTGCGATTTAATGGCACAAGCAGCATCATTAGATGTGACCTTGTTAGCAGAGGCAGGTATTGGCGACAATTGGGATGAAGCCCACTAA